One window of Dermochelys coriacea isolate rDerCor1 chromosome 22, rDerCor1.pri.v4, whole genome shotgun sequence genomic DNA carries:
- the ZPR1 gene encoding zinc finger protein ZPR1 isoform X2 has translation MSAIGALEPVRGGPLFRPLSAEDEEQQPDEIESLCMSCYRSRDHRQLLCLRQLCLVQQRDPVGGADPGAGGALHPRRYCTAALTTIEGIIDRAVAGLEQDQPVRRAADKCVAGKIDEFIVKLKQLKEVDSSFTFIIDDPSGNSFVENPRAPQKDDALVVTHYSRTAQQDAMLGLEAEETDENSADSVEDLRNEVLQFNTNCPECNAPANTNMKLVQIPHFKEVVIMATNCEACGHRTNEVKSGGAIEPLGTRITLHVTDPSDMTRDILKSETCSVEIPELEFELGMGALGGKFTTLEGLLKDIRDLIMKNPFTLGDSSTPSRVEKLQEFGRKVYQIMEGHMEAHFILDDPAGNSYLQNVYAPEEDPELKVEHYERTFAQNEELGLNDMRTEGYETELTSER, from the exons ATGTCGGCGATCGGGGCGCTGGAGCCCGTGCGGGGCGGCCCCTTGTTCCGGCCCCTCAGCGCCGAGGACGAGGAGCAGCAGCCGGACGAGATCGAGTCCCTCTGCATGAGCTGCTACCGCAGC AGAGATCATCGTCAGCTCCTTTGCCTGCGGCAGCTGTGCTTGGTCCAACAGCGAGATCCAGTCGGCGGGGCGGATCCAGGAGCAGGGGGTGCGCTACACCCTCGCCGTTACTGCACGGCAG CTCTTACCACAATCGAGGGAATAATTGACAGAGCTGTCGCTGGCCTGGAGCAGGATCAGCCAGTCCGCAGG GCAGCAGACAAATGTGTGGCAGGAAAAATAGATGAGTTTATTGTCAAACTCAAGCAGCTGAAGGAAGTGGATTCTTCTTTCACCTTT ATCATAGACGACCCTTCAGGTAATAGCTTTGTGGAGAATCCTCGTGCGCCGCAGAAAGATGACGCTCTTGTGGTTACTCATTACAGTAGGACTGCCCAGCAGGATGCTATGCTTGGCCTGGAG GCAGAGGAGACTGATGAGAACTCAGCTGACTCTGTGGAGGATCTGAGGAATGAA GTGTTGCAGTTCAACACAAACTGTCCGGAATGTAATGCCCCAGCCAATACTAACATGAAGCTAGTGC AAATTCCACACTTCAAGGAAGTGGTCATCATGGCTACAAACTGCGAGGCCTGTGGGCACAGGACGAATGAG GTTAAATCTGGAGGAGCAATAGAACCACTGGGTACCAGGATCACCCTTCATGTTACAGACCCTTCAGACATGACAAGAGATATACTAAAG TCAGAGACATGTAGCGTGGAGATTCCAGAGCTGGAGTTCGAGCTTGGCATGGGAGCGCTGGGGGGGAAATTCACCACTCTGGAGGGCCTGCTGAAAGATATCCGAGATCTG ATTATGAAAAACCCCTTCACTCTGGGGGACAGCTCTACTCCAAGCAGAGTGGAGAAGCTCCAAGAGTTTGGCAGGAAGGTGTATCAG ATTATGGAGGGTCACATGGAGGCTCACTTCATTCTGGATGATCCTGCAGGGAACAGCTACCTTCAG AATGTCTATGCTCCAGAGGAAGATCCAGAGCTAAAAGTGGAGCACTACGAGCGCACGTTTGCACAGAATGAGGAGCTGGGCCTCAATGACATGAGAACTGAGGGCTATGAAACTGAGCTGACCTCTGAGCGGTAG
- the ZPR1 gene encoding zinc finger protein ZPR1 isoform X1 has product MSAIGALEPVRGGPLFRPLSAEDEEQQPDEIESLCMSCYRSGVTRLLLTKIPFFREIIVSSFACGSCAWSNSEIQSAGRIQEQGVRYTLAVTARQDMNREVVKTDCATARIPELDFEIPAFSQKGALTTIEGIIDRAVAGLEQDQPVRRAADKCVAGKIDEFIVKLKQLKEVDSSFTFIIDDPSGNSFVENPRAPQKDDALVVTHYSRTAQQDAMLGLEAEETDENSADSVEDLRNEVLQFNTNCPECNAPANTNMKLVQIPHFKEVVIMATNCEACGHRTNEVKSGGAIEPLGTRITLHVTDPSDMTRDILKSETCSVEIPELEFELGMGALGGKFTTLEGLLKDIRDLIMKNPFTLGDSSTPSRVEKLQEFGRKVYQIMEGHMEAHFILDDPAGNSYLQNVYAPEEDPELKVEHYERTFAQNEELGLNDMRTEGYETELTSER; this is encoded by the exons ATGTCGGCGATCGGGGCGCTGGAGCCCGTGCGGGGCGGCCCCTTGTTCCGGCCCCTCAGCGCCGAGGACGAGGAGCAGCAGCCGGACGAGATCGAGTCCCTCTGCATGAGCTGCTACCGCAGC GGGGTGACGCGGCTGCTGCTCACCAAGATCCCCTTCTTCAGAGAGATCATCGTCAGCTCCTTTGCCTGCGGCAGCTGTGCTTGGTCCAACAGCGAGATCCAGTCGGCGGGGCGGATCCAGGAGCAGGGGGTGCGCTACACCCTCGCCGTTACTGCACGGCAG GATATGAATAGGGAAGTAGTGAAGACAGATTGTGCCACGGCTAGAATCCCAGAGCTAGACTTTGAAATTCCTGCTTTTTCTCAGAAAGGAG CTCTTACCACAATCGAGGGAATAATTGACAGAGCTGTCGCTGGCCTGGAGCAGGATCAGCCAGTCCGCAGG GCAGCAGACAAATGTGTGGCAGGAAAAATAGATGAGTTTATTGTCAAACTCAAGCAGCTGAAGGAAGTGGATTCTTCTTTCACCTTT ATCATAGACGACCCTTCAGGTAATAGCTTTGTGGAGAATCCTCGTGCGCCGCAGAAAGATGACGCTCTTGTGGTTACTCATTACAGTAGGACTGCCCAGCAGGATGCTATGCTTGGCCTGGAG GCAGAGGAGACTGATGAGAACTCAGCTGACTCTGTGGAGGATCTGAGGAATGAA GTGTTGCAGTTCAACACAAACTGTCCGGAATGTAATGCCCCAGCCAATACTAACATGAAGCTAGTGC AAATTCCACACTTCAAGGAAGTGGTCATCATGGCTACAAACTGCGAGGCCTGTGGGCACAGGACGAATGAG GTTAAATCTGGAGGAGCAATAGAACCACTGGGTACCAGGATCACCCTTCATGTTACAGACCCTTCAGACATGACAAGAGATATACTAAAG TCAGAGACATGTAGCGTGGAGATTCCAGAGCTGGAGTTCGAGCTTGGCATGGGAGCGCTGGGGGGGAAATTCACCACTCTGGAGGGCCTGCTGAAAGATATCCGAGATCTG ATTATGAAAAACCCCTTCACTCTGGGGGACAGCTCTACTCCAAGCAGAGTGGAGAAGCTCCAAGAGTTTGGCAGGAAGGTGTATCAG ATTATGGAGGGTCACATGGAGGCTCACTTCATTCTGGATGATCCTGCAGGGAACAGCTACCTTCAG AATGTCTATGCTCCAGAGGAAGATCCAGAGCTAAAAGTGGAGCACTACGAGCGCACGTTTGCACAGAATGAGGAGCTGGGCCTCAATGACATGAGAACTGAGGGCTATGAAACTGAGCTGACCTCTGAGCGGTAG
- the ZPR1 gene encoding zinc finger protein ZPR1 isoform X3, producing MNREVVKTDCATARIPELDFEIPAFSQKGALTTIEGIIDRAVAGLEQDQPVRRAADKCVAGKIDEFIVKLKQLKEVDSSFTFIIDDPSGNSFVENPRAPQKDDALVVTHYSRTAQQDAMLGLEAEETDENSADSVEDLRNEVLQFNTNCPECNAPANTNMKLVQIPHFKEVVIMATNCEACGHRTNEVKSGGAIEPLGTRITLHVTDPSDMTRDILKSETCSVEIPELEFELGMGALGGKFTTLEGLLKDIRDLIMKNPFTLGDSSTPSRVEKLQEFGRKVYQIMEGHMEAHFILDDPAGNSYLQNVYAPEEDPELKVEHYERTFAQNEELGLNDMRTEGYETELTSER from the exons ATGAATAGGGAAGTAGTGAAGACAGATTGTGCCACGGCTAGAATCCCAGAGCTAGACTTTGAAATTCCTGCTTTTTCTCAGAAAGGAG CTCTTACCACAATCGAGGGAATAATTGACAGAGCTGTCGCTGGCCTGGAGCAGGATCAGCCAGTCCGCAGG GCAGCAGACAAATGTGTGGCAGGAAAAATAGATGAGTTTATTGTCAAACTCAAGCAGCTGAAGGAAGTGGATTCTTCTTTCACCTTT ATCATAGACGACCCTTCAGGTAATAGCTTTGTGGAGAATCCTCGTGCGCCGCAGAAAGATGACGCTCTTGTGGTTACTCATTACAGTAGGACTGCCCAGCAGGATGCTATGCTTGGCCTGGAG GCAGAGGAGACTGATGAGAACTCAGCTGACTCTGTGGAGGATCTGAGGAATGAA GTGTTGCAGTTCAACACAAACTGTCCGGAATGTAATGCCCCAGCCAATACTAACATGAAGCTAGTGC AAATTCCACACTTCAAGGAAGTGGTCATCATGGCTACAAACTGCGAGGCCTGTGGGCACAGGACGAATGAG GTTAAATCTGGAGGAGCAATAGAACCACTGGGTACCAGGATCACCCTTCATGTTACAGACCCTTCAGACATGACAAGAGATATACTAAAG TCAGAGACATGTAGCGTGGAGATTCCAGAGCTGGAGTTCGAGCTTGGCATGGGAGCGCTGGGGGGGAAATTCACCACTCTGGAGGGCCTGCTGAAAGATATCCGAGATCTG ATTATGAAAAACCCCTTCACTCTGGGGGACAGCTCTACTCCAAGCAGAGTGGAGAAGCTCCAAGAGTTTGGCAGGAAGGTGTATCAG ATTATGGAGGGTCACATGGAGGCTCACTTCATTCTGGATGATCCTGCAGGGAACAGCTACCTTCAG AATGTCTATGCTCCAGAGGAAGATCCAGAGCTAAAAGTGGAGCACTACGAGCGCACGTTTGCACAGAATGAGGAGCTGGGCCTCAATGACATGAGAACTGAGGGCTATGAAACTGAGCTGACCTCTGAGCGGTAG